The genomic region GGCAGCACGTGGACCTTTCCCAGGTCGAAGCTGCCATTACCCTCACCGGCCCGGCTCTCCTCGACTACCAGGTGAACGGCCGGCCGTCGGCGCGCATCGGCAACGCCTCCGGCCACCCGACGATGGCGCCGCACGGCGTCTATCGCTGCGCTCCGGACGAGAGCGATGGTGGCGTCGGCGACGACGAGTGGGTGGCCATTGCCGTGGCGACCGAGGGGCAGTGGCAGGCCTTCACCTGCGCCGTCGGGCATCCGGAGTGGCAGCATGACCCGCGCTTCGAGACCTTCACGGCCCGCCTGGCGCACCAGCGCGAGCTCGACGGCCTGGTGGAGGAGTGGACGCGGCCCCGCTCGAACCTCGAGGTACAGCGCACGCTGCAAGCGGCCGGCGTGCCAGCGGGCAGGGTCCAGCGCTCGCGGGAGCTGTTCGAGGATGAGCCTCAGCTGGAGCACCGGCGCTTCTATCCTGTCCTCGACCACCCGGTGGTCGGGCGACATCGCGTGGACGGAATGCCGGCCGTCTTCTCGCGCACGCCAGCGGAGTTCAAGCGGGGCGGCCCCCTGATGGGCGAGGACAACGACTACGTTTTCGGGGAACTGCTCGGCATGCCCGAAGACGAGATCAGGCGGCTCGAGTCGGAGAAGGTGCTGTGGTGAGCGACCCAGTCGACCAGGCGCTGGAGGGCA from Dehalococcoidia bacterium harbors:
- a CDS encoding CoA transferase, whose product is MGALSGLRIVDLGWAMAGPQATRILADLGAEVIKVESNARPDQARTTFGPHVGERGINNSGYFNNFNRNKLSATINLSLPEGREVFKKLVAISDGVLENFSAGVMKKWGLHYEGLRAVKPDIVYVSMAGFGHSGPYADYQTYGPTVQAVSGLTFQSGFPDMAPAGWGFSYMDHTGGYFGCMAMLQALLYRRRTGKGQHVDLSQVEAAITLTGPALLDYQVNGRPSARIGNASGHPTMAPHGVYRCAPDESDGGVGDDEWVAIAVATEGQWQAFTCAVGHPEWQHDPRFETFTARLAHQRELDGLVEEWTRPRSNLEVQRTLQAAGVPAGRVQRSRELFEDEPQLEHRRFYPVLDHPVVGRHRVDGMPAVFSRTPAEFKRGGPLMGEDNDYVFGELLGMPEDEIRRLESEKVLW